The region TTGAACAAAGGGGACATCACTCGGGACCGACATAGCAAGACCCAGATTTTGCACAAGGGCAACTATCCTGTTACTGGACTGGCCTTTCGCCAAGCGGGAAAGACCACTCACTTGTTTGTTGTGACAACTGAGAATGTTCAGGTATGACCAGCGCCTCCTGGTATGACTGTTAGGGGCAGGTAGGAAAGACTTTTTTATTGCTCAGTGGGCTAGGGTAAGGAACTGACAAAAGaggttattatatttttaatcatagCCTTGAAACATTCACCtaacttaatattttatttctttaattaggAGACTGGGAAGAGTTCGAGCTAGGAAAAGAACTCTTGGGCTTGTAGCAGAAGAcataagtttttcttttaataggcTTGTTAATTGACGCTGGACAAATTACTTCTTTGGTTCTTGTGCTTCTAATATAACAGCTTACTCACACcaatagttttgttttcttttcagccAGAGTTTTCTGATAAAGCAGTAAAATTCTCTTACTTGCTGAATATCTGTAGTAAGTAGTGATAGTGTgtacagaggaagaaaatgtaGTCTCTGCTTATATATTTAGTAGATGGGTGATGGTAATGGCCCATTTAATGGAGAAGGCAAGCATCCAGGTAAAGTCTTAGGGTGCTAAGAATTAAGAGAGCCAGTATGGAGGTGGGGATACCTTTGGGAACATTTAGATGCCACCTCCTCAAAGGGAGCCTGTTAACCCCTCTCTCACTTCTCACAGTCCTACATAGTTTCTGGAAAGGACTATCCTCGTGTGGAATTGGACACCCATGGTTGTGGCCTGCGCTGCTCAGCCCTCAGCGACCCTTCTCAGGACCTGCAGTTCATAGTGGCGGGAGATGAATGTGTCTATCTGTACCAGCCTGATGAACGTGGGCCCTGCTTTGCCTTTGAGGGCCATAAACTCATCGCTCACTGGTTTAGAGGCTATCTTGTCATTGTCTCCCGTGACCGGAAGGTTTCTCCCAAGTAAGGATTTTATGGAGAAGCAAAAGGGAGTGGCCTGGGCTTGTTCCCTAGAATTAACCTGATTTCAAACTCCCAATGCCTACATCCTGTCAGCCTCCTACTTTGTACTTTTTGTAGAGGTGTTTACACCTAGACTCagttataacatttttttttttttttttttgctgaaaagtGTGCTTTTGCTGCAGACATCTGCTGAACAATCGTTCTGCACTAGAATGGTCCAGGGAATTTGGGGCCTGGTATTAGGTTTTTTAATTACTTGGGCGAAATGAATTGGGTAGAGGAACAAGGGACTGAATAGTGGACAGATTGGAAAATGCTGGGAGATGGAACACAgggtggtttttctttctttttttcctgagtcATCAGAAAGTGGGACAGAATCTTCAGCGTGTTGCAGGCAATCCTTGTCAGATATTAGTTTTCATTCAGCACTAATTATTTGTTAAATCTTGGATGTTGGAATATACTTAAGTTTTCAGTCTGTTGCCTGTGTTAACTATAGGATCCTTAAAGGTAAGATCAGGTCTACACATACTCTTCCCACAGCTCCCAGCACTACGTGTATTGCAGGATGAGCTGCTAGCAGTGACTTGTTCTGGGAGGAATAGGTAGCACCAGAGTTGTCAAGGGAAAGGAAATAGAGGGGAGCTGAGACTGAGGTGGTACAGATAAATATCCGGTGCTTTTTCTTTCCCACCCAGGTCAGAGTTTACCAGCCGGGACTCCCAGAGCTCTGACAAACAGATTCTCAACATCTATGACCTGTGCAACAAGTTCATAGCCTATAGCGCTGTCTTTGAGGATGTAGTGGATGTGCTTGCTGAGTGGGGCTCCCTGTACGTGCTGACGCGGGATGGGCGGGTCCACGCACTGCAGGAGAAGGACACACAGACCAAACTGGAGGCAAGGCCACCAGGTTCCCAGAGCTGGCTATGGGCACCCAGACACGGCTCTAGGAACAGACTCCCCAAGTCGCCTTGGCCAGGGTGTTTCCTTCCCTTTGGGTCACAGCCTTACTCAGCCTCTTTAGGGTAAGATTCCAAGGTCAGTGGCCTGGGATGTGGCCTTAGAGGGAAGCAGTGGCTGGGGGCCTGAGCCTACTCTCAGGGTCCACTCTGCCTGCCTGCAGAGAACCTAGTGAGGTGAGCTAATGTTAGTCTTGGGGTGTCTGGGGGTCTCACCCTAAGATCTAGGCTGATTGGAACTTCATAACCGTCTGGCTTGTGTGTTGTGGGTGCATTCTGGGAAGGTGTCTTCTCAGGCCTCCTTCTTCCAGTTTTCtaatctctcttcctttccagatGCTGTTTAAGAAGAACCTATTTGAGATGGCGATTAACCTGGCCAAGAGCCAGCATCTGGACAGTGATGGGTTGGCCCAGATCTTCATGCAGTATGGGGACCATCTCTACAGCAAGGGCAACCATGATGGTGCTGTCCAGCAGTATATCCGGTCAGTCTGGAGGCGCTTTAGGATATACCTGTGAATGCGGGAACAGAGAGCCAGCTAGACTGAAATCTGCACTTGGGGACTGGGGCGGACGGTGGACTCCATCGTGAATTGTCCTTTTTTCCTACATAAACTGCGATGCCTCAAATGAGGAGACAGTATACCTTATTGGAAAGGGAATATTTAGGGTCAGATGCTACATGACCAGTGTGCAGTTGAgctgatgaaaagtgaaagtgctagtcattagttgtgtttgattctttgtgaccccatggactgtagcccaccaggctcctctgtccatggaaattcttcaggcaagaatactggagtgggtaaccttctccaggaggtcttcccaacccagggattgaaaccagatctcctgcattgcaggcagattctttactgtctgagctaccagaaaagCTCTCAAGGAAGTTGAGCTGAAAAGTAcctgttattttaaatgttagcTTGGCCTTTGTTAATACTCATTTTGATCAAATTCTTTAAAGGGGAAAGGGTATTCATCTCTTGTTTCCACCATTTCTTTCCTTGGTACTAATTAGTTTTCTGACTTAGTGAAGGGTTCTAAGACCCTGTCTAGCTTCTTTGCCAACCTCTCTAGAATTCCTGTTTTCAGAACCAGTGTTCTGGAGCCTTGCTGCTCCTCTGGTCCCCAGTCTAGTAGCATCGATACCACCTGGGATTTTGTGAGAATTGCAGGATCTCATGCctcaccccagacctgctgaaacAGAATTTGCATTTCGAGACCTGCAAGTGATTCCTACGCTCATGAAAGTTTGAGAAGTATGATGATCCTGATGCTGTTGGACACCTGTGTCTCCCTAGAACCATTGGAAAGTTGGAGCCATCGTACGTGATCCGCAAGTTCCTCGATGCCCAGCGCATCCATAACCTGACAGCCTACCTGCAGACCCTGCACCGGCAGTCCTTGGCCAACGCCGACCACACCACCCTGCTGCTCAACTGCTACACCAAGCTCAAGGACAGCTCGAAGCTGGAGGAGTTCATCAAGGTGCAGGGTGGTGCTGGCAGAGGGTTTCTTGAGGGGCTTCACCAGGACTGCAGGGAGAGGGAAGAGCTGCCTGTATTTAGGAACCAGAACCCTCTGGTCCTCTGGTCTGTAGGCAAGGAAGAGAAATAGCCTTTTCTGTGAGTTCTCTCCTGTCtcccctcttattttttttttttttttttgctgtactgtgcggcttgtgggatcttcattccccaaccagggattgaacctgggcccccagcagtgaaggcatagagtcctaaccaccagacttCCAGGGAATCCCCCCCTCTTGTTTCTTGATGCCAGAACTTCTTGTGGTATCTAAGCCCCAGGAAGCCCAGTGTCCCCAGAGACATCCCTCTAACAGTAGAGGCAGAGGAACACTTGTGGAGAGGCAGGATAACTatgttttaaaagcatcatctttgggacttccctggaagtccagtgattaagactttgcttccactgcaggcggcATGGGTTCGCTCCCTGATGTGGGGCAACTAAGTTTCCACATGCAactcagtgtggccaaaaaaaaaaaaaaaatccaccttacTATTACCTTAAGAATCTGGTCTTAGAATGAGATGCATATTTCCTTTCCCTTGCCCAGCCACAACCTCTCTGTGAATGGTTTTGTCTAACGTCTTCCTGACAGACAAAGAGTGAGAGTGAAGTCCACTTTGATGTGGAGACAGCCATCAAGGTCCTCCGGCAGGCTGGCTACTACTCTCACGCCCTCTATTTGGCTGAGAACCACGCTCATCATGAGTGGTACTTAAAGATCCAGCTAGAGGACATCAAGGTAGGTGAGCCTCCTGACTCGGGCAGCCGTGTTCTTTTTCTGGGATATCCCTGGGATGATGAAAGTACCTTCTGGGACTTGCCTGGGGTTAAAGggtctgccttccaatacagtgaacatgggttcagtccttggtcagggaactaagagcccacatgctgtggggcaactgagcccacgtgtgccacaactggagaatcCACGCAGGGAGCCCGAAGAAGAAaatagtaatggaaataaaatgtgtCTTGATGGGTGAGGCAGGAGCATGCAATTCCGTTGCCCTTTCTGTCCCCACAGAATTATCAGGAAGCCCTCCGATATATTGGCAAGCTGCCTTTTGAGCAGGCGGAGAGCAACATGAAACGCTATGGCAAGATCCTCATGCACCATATACCAGAGCAGACAACCCAGCTGCTGAAGGGACTCTGTACCGACTATCGGCCTAGCCTTGAAGGCCGAGGTGATAGGGAGGCTCCAGGCTGCAGGGTGAGGCCTCAGGGAGAACGGCTTTTGAACATACGGGGGTCATCTCGGGCACGGGTAGCAGGCCCCCTCACTTGGCCTCCTCTCTCGTCCCTTGCCATCCTAGGCCAACTCGGAGGAGTTTATCCCCATCTTTGCCAACAACCCTCGAGAGCTGAAAGCGTTCCTAGAGCACATGAGCGAGGTGCAGCCTGACTCCCCGCAGGGCATCTATGACACGCTGCTTGAGCTGCGACTCCAGAACTGGGCCCACGAGGAGGATCCACAGGTGAGGCCTGGCAGAGCTACCAGAGGTGTTGAGAAAAAGACAGCCCTTCCATTTCTTCCCTGGTTGCCACTTGCTGCTCGCTTTAGATCAATAACACCTCATCCTGAGGGGCTAAATGGTTCCCCatgaaaaggaaattgaagacttccttgcaaggagtcagatacgactgaatgactttcactgcTGGTCTAAAACCAGAGTTTTAGGcaggctaagactctgcactcccaatgcggggggcctgggttcaaaccctagtcggggaactagatcccgcatgccacaactaacagccagtgcagcctaaataaataaatactggggagaaaaaagaggaaattggaGTGAGGGGAAGAGTAGTTGCTTTGCTTAGGAGTCACTTTTCCCCTAATGTCCGGCAGCTCCATCCTCCTCTTCTAGGTCAAAGAGAAGCTTCACGCAGAGGCCATCTCCCTACTGAAGAGTGGCCGCTTCTGTGATGTCTTTGACAAGGCCCTGGTCCTCTGCCAGATGCACGACTTCCAGGATGGAGTCCTTTACCTCTATGAGCAGGGCAAACTGTAAGAGTCAGGGGGTACTCGGGAGGGGGCACAGCTGAGTCACTCGTGTGAGTGAGGGTCAGCCGCTGACACACACCCCGCCTGGCTGCAGGTTCCAGCAGATCATGCACTACCACATGCAGCATGAGCAGTACCGGCAGGTGATCGCCGTGTGCGAGCGCCACGGGGAGCAGGAGCCCTCCCTGTGGGAGCAGGCGCTCAGCTACTTTGCCCGCAAGGAAGAGGACTGCAAGGAGTACGTGGCGGCTGTGCTCAAGCACATCGAGAGCAAGAACCTCATGCCACCCCTTCTAGGTACTCTGGGGGGCGGGCTGTGTGGCTAGGTGGGTGCAGGCTGCTGGCGGTCGGGCTCTGGGGCAGGAGTCCTTCAGCTCTGTCCAGAAAGCTGCGTGCTTCATGGTTTTGCTTCCTCCCATCTCAGTGGTGCAGACCCTGGCCCACAACTCCACGGCCACCCTGTCTGTCATCCGGGACTACCTGGTCCAAAAACTGCAGAAACAGAGCCAGCAGATCGCCCAGGACGAGCTCCGGGTGCGGCGCTACCGAGAGGAGACCACCCGCATCCGCCAGGAGATCCAGGAGCTGAAGGCAAGGTACTTGACATCCAGGAGTGTAGAGGTATCCAGGGATAAGCTTGTTCTTCACAGGGTGTCATTTTTTACATACAGAGGATTATATGGAGTAAGTATCAGCATTTCATTCTTGAAGATCTGTTTTAATGCGGGAATTCCAAAGAATGATTTATTACATAGAACATGATTTATTGGGTTTTGTTACCTTGTAGCAGGTACTTTTCTCTCTATATGTGCCTGTATTTTACCTTTCCTAAAGATACATCTAAGTTGTGGTGGGAAGCCCTCGGAAGTAAAAAACGTTGACAAAAAAGTGGATAGTTTACAAGTATTTATAGTAGACATTAACCCTTAACTTTGCCattaactttataaaatatttgttattgttatttagtcactaagttgtgtccagtttcTTCATTCCATCAATATTTACTGAGTCTGTTTTGTCCCAAGCCCCATTCTTAACACAGAGAAAAAGTCCTGCCTTCACAGAGCTTATGTTATGGAGGTAGAGATAGACAGTAAACGTGTTAAATAAGCATACTATTGTAGTGTATTCGATGGTGCTAAGTTCTAAGAAGAAAATTGAGGAAGAGGAATAGGGTGAGGGGTTTAGGTGTGTTGTAATTGATAAAGTGGCCAGGAAAGGTCTTGTTGAAAGGGAAAGGGTCACATGCAATTAAGACCTGAAAGAATTTAGTGGCAATAGTGGAAATTGAAAGAGAGATAGCAATCCCCCCATGGATTGAATGGACATGCTGGGAGTGTGCTGAGACTCCCTGAAGGCCCAACGTGGGGCCCTCTTGTGACCTCCTTTAGGTGGTAGGAAGATCAGGGCCTCGTAGttcctattcattcattcattcattgctgctttgggtctttgttgctgcacacagactttctctagttgtggtgaggaggggctactctagttgcagtgcttgagcttctcatcgtggtggcatctcttgttgatGAGAATGGACTTTAGGATGTGTGGGCTTCTGTAGCTGGCAGCTTGTggactctagagcatgggctcagtaattggaTGGCCCAGAGTTAGCTGCCCCAGACtatggattgaacctgtgtcccctgcattattagcaagcagattcttaaccactggaccttcaagGGAGTCCCTTGTCATTCCTTAATGGGGACGTCGCTCTCCTTGTTTTGTCGAGCTGTCTCTTTCCACATGGCTCCTggccctgccctcactctttgCCACTCTTCTGGTCTCCTTTGCCTGTAGTCCAAAGATTTTCCAGAAGACCAAGTGTAGCATCTGTAACAGTGCCTTGGAGCTGCCCTCAGTCCACTTTCTCTGCGGCCACTCCTTCCACCAACACTGCTTTGAGAGTTACTCAGAAAGTGACGCTGACtgccccacctgcctccctgaaAACCGCAAGGTCATGGATATGATCCGGGCCCAGGAACAGAAGCGAGATCTCCACGATCAGTTCCAGCAccaggtggggcggggggcgtggCCACATGActgccccacccactgggaggcGGGGAGTGCTGGAGGgctactggtttttttttttctcctcctctgggtTCTGACTCCgaccttttctctttcctcagctcAAGTGCTCCAACGACAGCTTCTCTGTGATTGCTGACTACTTTGGCCGAGGGGTTTTCAACAAATTGACTCTGCTGACCGACCCGCCCACAGCCCGACTGCCTGCGAGCCTGGAGGCCGGGCTGCAGCGCGACTTGCTCATGCACGCCAGGAGGGGCACGTAGGCGCTAGTGGGAAGGGGGTGACGGTAGAGGCCCGGCAGCAGGGGCGCAGAGACAGCGCTGTTGCATAGGAGTCGGGGAGACCTACCCAGGACCCCCCTCTCATCTGATGCCATTGCCCTCAGGACTTAAGGGGACTTTCTTTTCCTGCCTCCTCCTTTGGCTGGCCAATCCACTCTTCCTCCTGTTGCCTTTCTGAGCAGTGTAGATCATTCCAGACCAGCGGGGGAGGGTACCTCAGTAACCTCAGAGTCTGGACAATAGCTGCTTTATTCTCTATCCAAGAGCACCAGGCTGTGCTTGGGTCCTGGCTCCCAgagtataaataaaaacatataatgATTTCGGGGTTGAAGGATTTATTGTGGAGACTTCCTGGTGATTCTTAActgcaaaatgtatttctttccctCTGCTCTCCTAGAGCGTCCTTTCCCTTGCTACAGAGTTCCTTAAAGATGATGTTAATGAGACTTCATGCCAGTAAGGAGCCAGGCCTCTGGCATTTAGCACAGTTCAGTCTACTGAAGAACGTCTGCAAAGGCTAAGACCTGAGGCCCAAGAGCAGCCTGGACTGAGGCTACTCTGTAGTAAGGCTGGTCTCTGGCTCTTCTGTGGACAACGTGTTCAGGCAGGAGGCGGATTCTGGTGAGGGGCCTTGGACTGAAGCTTGCCTTCATAATGGGTGGGTCGGTGTCTTGCTGTATTAAGTACCAGATGATAAGCAGGATAAAAAGGGCctttatgaaacatttttttctcccttggaaGTTGTCAGCTGAAGTTTGTGTTGTTATAGGTGTCTGTGTGTCATTTGGGTTACACTGCCCTTTGGAAAATTGCTCCTATGGGTCTGTTTGATTAAAAGAAGTAACTTGGACATTGTGATTTATGCAGTGTTTAGAAAAGGTGGAGTGCACTACATTGGTAGCAGCTGAGAATACAGACTTTGGGTTAGCTGTCCAGAGCTTGAATCCTAGTTCCACTTAGGGCAATTCTGAaccttctctgaatctcagttcttCATCTATGCGTAAGGAATTACAACATCTTTCTGGTATGGCTGTTATGAAGCTTTAAGGACCCAATCAATGGATGTGTTATTGGTCCCCAGCAGGTTGGTGACTCCTCAATGGATCCTTTGCTTGAAGTTGCAAATGCCATAGGAGAGCAGAAACTGAATTCACTGATGTAGGAATGGAGAAGAGAGAGCACATGCTCTAAAGACACCTCCCTGCAAGGAGGGGAGTAAGGGAATTCAAAAAATAGGAGGCAGACAGGTCAGACTCTAGGAAAGGGGCAGAGATTTTGGGGGGCAGCCTGGGCATGACAGTCTTCCATGCTTTTTTGCACATGGCAGGAATTGTACCTGGTAGTGTACAGATAGCCCCCTTGGGCAGGGATCTTGGCATGGTGATGAAGAAAAGGTAGCTTTAGGACACCACCAGGTCTCATCTGCTTTGGGGCTGTTGACCACCCCATATCTTTTAAAGTTCAACTGCAAAACATCTCTGTCAAATACTAGATGCTTTTGAAACACACACAGGTAAGTCAAGTTTGGATGCTTTTAGTCCTCAGGGGCTGGTATGGACGACAGGTGTCCAGATTTGTGGAAGTGGTTAATAGACAGTTATTAGCACTGTTAATGGGTTACTAACAAGTCCTTTCCTGGCTAACACTAATAATGTATTGGCACTCccatttcacagttatttgtgTTTAGGCATGACCTTGGATCTCTGAGCCAGTtttgactcattttaaaaatagaaatgccctggctcactgcaactagagaaaagcccacacagcaatgaagacccagccctgcccaaaataaatattttttaaaataaaaataaaaatgttgccTACTTCAGGGTTGTAGCAGAAGCACTGCATAAGCTGCACTAATTGCTTGGGACACAGCTAAGGAAATAAAGCTGTAGAATTCTGGATGATTAACTTTCAAGAGCATGCCCTTTTCATTTGTAGACTTTGAATCCAGCCTGGGGTCATAGTAAATTGCTCAAGTAGCCTTACTTCCAACCCTGCATACACAtatgggtgctcagtcatgttggactctttgagatgccctggactgtagcccaccagcctcctctgtccatgggattctccaggcaagaatactggagtaggttgccatttcctcctccaggggatcttctggacccagcgttccaacctgcatctcctgtgtctcctgtacttgcaggcaggttctttaccactgtgccacctaggaagtccacaACCCTGCATAGTATGGCTTAATATCCTTTTCCTCTCAGGGACTCCCACTTTTGGCTTATTGACTTACTTTTGGGGGGCGGTAGGGACAACAAAGAACTTATTTTGTGGGTAAATCTGGAGAGCATATTTTAGCCACAGGACATCAGTACTGGctaggtaaaaataaaatgaatagttGGGCCTGGGTCTCAAAACAATGAAGACCAGAGCTAGC is a window of Cervus canadensis isolate Bull #8, Minnesota chromosome 11, ASM1932006v1, whole genome shotgun sequence DNA encoding:
- the VPS11 gene encoding vacuolar protein sorting-associated protein 11 homolog codes for the protein MATYLQWRRFVFFDKELVKEPQGNDGAAPGAAPASGPAASKFLCLPPGITVCDSGRGSLVFGDMEGQIWFLPRSLQLTGFQAYKLRVTHLYQLKQHNILASVGEDEEGINPLVKIWNLEKRDGGNPLCTRIFPAIPGTEPTVVSCLTVHENLNFMAIGFTDGSVTLNKGDITRDRHSKTQILHKGNYPVTGLAFRQAGKTTHLFVVTTENVQSYIVSGKDYPRVELDTHGCGLRCSALSDPSQDLQFIVAGDECVYLYQPDERGPCFAFEGHKLIAHWFRGYLVIVSRDRKVSPKSEFTSRDSQSSDKQILNIYDLCNKFIAYSAVFEDVVDVLAEWGSLYVLTRDGRVHALQEKDTQTKLEMLFKKNLFEMAINLAKSQHLDSDGLAQIFMQYGDHLYSKGNHDGAVQQYIRTIGKLEPSYVIRKFLDAQRIHNLTAYLQTLHRQSLANADHTTLLLNCYTKLKDSSKLEEFIKTKSESEVHFDVETAIKVLRQAGYYSHALYLAENHAHHEWYLKIQLEDIKNYQEALRYIGKLPFEQAESNMKRYGKILMHHIPEQTTQLLKGLCTDYRPSLEGRGDREAPGCRANSEEFIPIFANNPRELKAFLEHMSEVQPDSPQGIYDTLLELRLQNWAHEEDPQVKEKLHAEAISLLKSGRFCDVFDKALVLCQMHDFQDGVLYLYEQGKLFQQIMHYHMQHEQYRQVIAVCERHGEQEPSLWEQALSYFARKEEDCKEYVAAVLKHIESKNLMPPLLVVQTLAHNSTATLSVIRDYLVQKLQKQSQQIAQDELRVRRYREETTRIRQEIQELKASPKIFQKTKCSICNSALELPSVHFLCGHSFHQHCFESYSESDADCPTCLPENRKVMDMIRAQEQKRDLHDQFQHQLKCSNDSFSVIADYFGRGVFNKLTLLTDPPTARLPASLEAGLQRDLLMHARRGT